Proteins co-encoded in one Klebsiella sp. RIT-PI-d genomic window:
- the gltP gene encoding glutamate/aspartate:proton symporter GltP, with product MKTFKLSLAWQILLALVLGILLGSYLHYQSDSREWLIANLLSPAGDIFIHLIKMIVVPIVISTLIVGIAGVGDAKQLGRIGAKTILYFEVITTIAIIIGITLANVFQPGAGIDMAQLATVDISKYQSTTAEVQSHAHGLMGTILSLVPTNIIASMAKGDMLAIIFFSVLFGLGLSSLPATHREPLVTVFRSISETMFKVTHMVMRYAPIGVFALISVTVANFGFASLWPLAKLVILVHFAIIFFALVVLGTVARICKLRIWTLIRILKEELILAYSTASSESVLPRIIEKMEAYGAPASITSFVVPTGYSFNLDGSTLYQSIAAIFIAQLYGIDLSLSQEIILVLTLMVTSKGIAGVPGVSFVVLLATLGSVGIPLEGLAFIAGVDRILDMARTALNVVGNALAVLVIAKWEHKFDRKKALAYEREMLGKFDKTANQ from the coding sequence ATGAAAACTTTTAAACTCAGCCTGGCATGGCAAATTTTGCTGGCCCTTGTGCTGGGCATTCTCCTGGGAAGCTATCTTCATTACCAAAGCGATAGCCGCGAATGGCTCATTGCAAACCTGCTCTCACCGGCCGGTGATATCTTTATTCATCTCATCAAAATGATAGTCGTTCCTATTGTTATTTCCACTTTAATTGTGGGGATCGCAGGCGTCGGTGATGCAAAACAGCTCGGACGTATTGGCGCGAAGACTATTTTATATTTCGAAGTGATCACGACGATTGCCATTATTATTGGTATTACGCTGGCGAATGTGTTTCAGCCGGGCGCGGGTATTGATATGGCGCAGCTGGCAACCGTGGATATTTCGAAATATCAAAGTACGACAGCAGAAGTGCAAAGCCATGCGCATGGGCTGATGGGCACGATTCTGTCGCTGGTTCCGACCAATATCATCGCGTCGATGGCAAAAGGCGATATGCTGGCGATTATCTTCTTTTCCGTACTGTTCGGCCTCGGTTTGTCGTCTTTGCCAGCCACACATCGTGAACCGCTGGTCACCGTCTTCCGTTCTATTTCGGAAACCATGTTTAAAGTCACGCACATGGTAATGCGCTATGCGCCGATTGGGGTATTTGCCCTGATTTCCGTCACCGTAGCGAACTTTGGTTTTGCCTCGCTATGGCCGCTGGCCAAACTGGTTATCCTGGTGCACTTCGCCATTATTTTCTTTGCGCTGGTGGTTCTCGGTACCGTGGCGCGGATATGTAAATTACGTATCTGGACGCTGATCCGCATCCTGAAAGAAGAACTGATCCTGGCCTATTCAACCGCCAGTTCTGAAAGCGTTCTGCCGCGTATCATTGAGAAAATGGAAGCCTACGGCGCACCGGCGTCGATAACCAGCTTTGTCGTGCCTACCGGTTATTCATTCAACCTTGATGGATCTACACTCTATCAGAGTATTGCGGCCATCTTTATTGCTCAGCTCTACGGTATCGATCTGTCCCTGAGCCAGGAAATTATTCTCGTGCTGACGCTGATGGTGACCTCAAAAGGCATTGCTGGCGTACCGGGCGTTTCTTTTGTGGTACTGCTGGCAACGCTTGGCAGCGTCGGTATTCCGCTGGAAGGGCTGGCATTTATTGCCGGTGTTGATCGTATCCTCGACATGGCGCGTACCGCGTTAAACGTCGTCGGTAACGCGCTGGCCGTGCTGGTTATCGCCAAGTGGGAGCACAAGTTTGACCGCAAAAAAGCGCTGGCCTACGAACGTGAAATGCTGGGGAAATTTGATAAGACGGCGAATCAGTAA
- the fdhF gene encoding formate dehydrogenase subunit alpha, which produces MKKVVTVCPYCASGCKINLVVNNGKIVRAEAAQGKTNQGTLCLKGYYGWDFINDTQILTPRLKTPMIRRQRGGKLESVSWDEALNYVADRLSAIKAKYGPDAIQTTGSSRGTGNETNYVMQKFARAVIGTNNVDCCARVUHGPSVAGLHQSVGNGAMSNAINEIDNTDLVFIFGYNPADSHPIVANHVINAKRNGAKIIVCDPRKIETARIADMHLALKNGSNIALLNAFGHVIIEEKLYDQAFITARTEGFEEYRKIVEGYTPESVEDITGISADDIRKCARMYAGAKSAAILWGMGVTQFYQGVETVRSLTSLAMLTGNLGKPSVGVNPVRGQNNVQGACDMGALPDTYPGYQYVKYPENREKFAKAWGVESLPAHTGYRISELPHRAAHGEVRAAYIMGEDPLQTDAELSAVRKGFEDLELVIVQDIFMTKTAAAADVILPSTSWGEHEGVFSAADRGFQRFFKAVEPKWDLKTDWQIISEIATRMGYPMHYRNTQEIWDELRSLCPEFYGATYEKMGELGYIQWPCRDTSDADQGTSYLFKEKFDTPNGLAQFFTCDWVAPIDKLTDEYPMVLSTVREVGHYSCRSMTGNCAALAALADEPGYAQINTADAARLGIEDEALIWVNSRKGRIITRAQVSDRPNKGAIYMTYQWWIGACNELVTENLSPITKTPEYKYCAVNVERIADQRAAEQYVIDEYTKLKASLRESAMG; this is translated from the coding sequence AGTCGTCACGGTTTGCCCGTATTGTGCATCAGGTTGCAAAATTAACCTGGTGGTCAATAACGGCAAAATCGTCAGGGCGGAAGCGGCACAGGGGAAAACCAACCAGGGAACTCTGTGTCTGAAGGGCTATTACGGCTGGGATTTCATTAACGATACCCAGATCCTGACCCCGCGTCTGAAAACCCCTATGATCCGTCGCCAGCGTGGCGGCAAACTTGAATCCGTCTCCTGGGACGAAGCGCTGAATTACGTTGCCGATCGCCTGAGCGCGATCAAAGCGAAATACGGTCCGGATGCTATTCAAACTACCGGTTCCTCACGCGGAACGGGTAATGAAACTAACTATGTAATGCAAAAATTTGCGCGCGCCGTTATTGGTACCAATAACGTCGACTGCTGCGCACGCGTCTGACACGGCCCATCGGTTGCAGGTCTGCACCAGTCGGTCGGTAACGGCGCAATGAGTAATGCCATCAATGAGATTGATAATACGGATCTCGTATTCATCTTTGGGTACAACCCGGCAGACTCTCACCCTATCGTGGCGAATCATGTGATTAACGCCAAACGTAATGGGGCAAAAATTATCGTCTGCGATCCGCGCAAAATTGAAACGGCGCGCATTGCTGATATGCACCTCGCATTGAAAAACGGCTCGAATATCGCGCTGTTGAATGCGTTTGGTCATGTCATTATTGAAGAAAAACTGTACGACCAGGCGTTTATTACCGCGCGTACGGAAGGCTTCGAAGAGTACCGTAAAATTGTCGAAGGCTATACGCCGGAGTCCGTTGAGGACATTACCGGTATCAGCGCTGACGACATTCGCAAATGCGCACGGATGTACGCAGGTGCTAAATCTGCCGCTATTCTGTGGGGCATGGGCGTTACCCAGTTCTATCAGGGTGTGGAAACCGTGCGTTCACTGACCAGCCTCGCGATGTTGACCGGTAACCTGGGCAAACCGAGTGTGGGTGTGAACCCGGTCCGCGGTCAGAACAACGTCCAGGGTGCATGTGATATGGGCGCGCTGCCGGATACCTATCCGGGTTACCAGTACGTTAAATACCCGGAAAATCGGGAAAAATTTGCCAAAGCCTGGGGCGTAGAAAGCTTGCCTGCCCACACCGGCTATCGCATTAGCGAACTGCCGCACCGTGCGGCACATGGCGAAGTCCGCGCAGCATACATCATGGGTGAAGATCCGCTCCAGACTGATGCAGAACTCTCTGCCGTACGTAAAGGCTTTGAAGATCTGGAACTGGTTATCGTGCAGGATATCTTCATGACCAAAACTGCCGCGGCAGCAGACGTTATTTTACCGTCTACGTCGTGGGGAGAGCATGAAGGTGTCTTCTCTGCCGCTGACCGTGGTTTCCAGCGCTTCTTTAAAGCGGTGGAACCTAAATGGGATCTGAAAACCGACTGGCAAATCATCAGTGAGATCGCCACCCGCATGGGTTATCCGATGCACTATCGCAATACTCAGGAAATCTGGGATGAGTTGCGCAGTTTGTGTCCGGAATTCTACGGTGCGACATACGAGAAGATGGGCGAACTGGGCTATATCCAGTGGCCATGCCGGGACACATCGGATGCGGACCAGGGAACGTCATATCTCTTCAAAGAGAAGTTTGATACCCCGAACGGTCTGGCACAGTTCTTTACCTGTGACTGGGTTGCACCTATCGATAAGCTTACCGACGAGTATCCCATGGTACTTTCTACCGTGCGTGAAGTCGGCCATTACTCCTGTCGTTCGATGACCGGAAACTGTGCTGCACTGGCTGCACTGGCAGATGAACCGGGCTATGCGCAAATCAACACTGCTGACGCGGCGCGTCTGGGTATTGAAGATGAAGCGCTGATATGGGTCAATTCCCGTAAAGGCCGGATTATTACGCGTGCCCAGGTCAGCGATCGTCCTAATAAAGGGGCGATTTATATGACCTACCAGTGGTGGATTGGTGCCTGTAACGAGCTGGTTACTGAAAACTTAAGTCCGATTACCAAAACGCCGGAGTACAAATACTGCGCGGTTAACGTTGAACGCATTGCCGATCAACGTGCCGCCGAGCAGTATGTGATCGATGAGTACACCAAACTGAAAGCCAGCCTGCGCGAAAGTGCAATGGGTTAA
- a CDS encoding LrgB family protein gives MNNLLLNLLCLAVTLGLYYANKRLYRRFHRLPLMPLVLTPVLLVLMLILGHISYQSYMGESHWLLWLLGPATLAFAVPVYDNLAVIRRHWMSLSAGVITATFVAVTSSVWLARVFMLPDTIQRSLAVRSVTTPFALAAARPLGGQPDLVALFVVVTGVFGMAVGDMLFLRLSIQAGMAKGAGFGAASHGAGTARSWELGPQEGVIASLVMMLSGIVMVLVAPLVAWLMF, from the coding sequence ATGAATAATCTGCTGCTTAACCTGCTCTGCCTGGCCGTGACGCTGGGACTGTATTATGCCAACAAGCGCTTGTACCGACGATTCCACAGGCTGCCACTGATGCCGCTGGTGCTGACACCCGTGCTGCTGGTATTAATGCTGATCCTCGGCCATATCTCGTATCAAAGCTATATGGGCGAATCTCACTGGCTACTGTGGCTGCTGGGGCCGGCAACTCTCGCATTCGCGGTACCAGTTTACGACAATCTGGCGGTGATCCGCCGTCACTGGATGTCGCTGTCGGCGGGCGTCATTACCGCCACCTTCGTCGCGGTTACCAGTTCCGTCTGGCTGGCGCGCGTGTTTATGCTGCCCGATACTATTCAGCGTAGCCTGGCAGTGCGTTCTGTCACGACGCCCTTTGCGCTGGCTGCGGCGCGGCCTCTGGGCGGACAGCCCGACCTGGTCGCATTATTTGTTGTTGTGACGGGGGTATTCGGTATGGCGGTGGGCGATATGCTATTTCTGCGACTGTCGATTCAGGCAGGCATGGCGAAAGGGGCCGGATTTGGAGCTGCTTCGCATGGCGCGGGTACGGCGCGGTCGTGGGAATTAGGTCCGCAGGAGGGCGTTATTGCCAGTCTGGTGATGATGCTATCGGGTATTGTGATGGTGCTGGTTGCACCGCTGGTCGCCTGGCTCATGTTTTGA
- the actP gene encoding cation/acetate symporter ActP: MKKTLTALVATLPVAASAADALTGAVERQPTNWQAIIMFLIFVAFTLYITYWASKRVRSRNDYYTAGGNITGFQNGLAIAGDFMSAASFLGISALVYTSGYDGLIYSLGFLVGWPIILFLIAERLRNLGRFTFADVASYRLKQGPIRILSACGSLVVVALYLIAQMVGAGKLIELLFGLNYHVAVVLVGVLMVMYVLFGGMLATTWVQIIKAVLLLFGASFMAFMVMKHVGFSFSNLFSEAMAVHPKGVAIMSPGGLVKDPISALSLGLGLMFGTAGLPHILMRFFTVSDAREARKSVFYATGFMGYFYILTFIIGFGAIMLVGANPAFKDAAGVLIGGNNMAAVHLANAVGGNLFLGFISAVAFATILAVVAGLTLAGASAVSHDLYANVFRKGASERDELRVSKITVLVLGVVAILLGILFENQNIAFMVGLAFSIAASCNFPIILLSMYWSKLTTRGAMIGGWLGLLTAVILMILGPTIWVQILGHATAIFPYEYPALFSIAVAFIGIWVFSATDNTASGKLEREQFRAQFIRSQTGIGIDQGRAH, encoded by the coding sequence ATGAAAAAAACCCTGACGGCGCTCGTCGCCACGTTGCCGGTTGCCGCCAGTGCGGCTGATGCGCTTACCGGCGCGGTAGAACGCCAGCCAACTAACTGGCAGGCCATTATCATGTTCCTGATTTTTGTCGCCTTTACACTTTATATTACCTACTGGGCCTCAAAACGGGTACGCTCACGTAACGACTATTATACGGCCGGTGGTAACATAACCGGCTTTCAGAATGGGCTGGCCATTGCGGGCGATTTCATGTCTGCGGCCTCCTTTCTCGGCATTTCCGCGCTGGTCTATACCTCCGGCTATGACGGACTGATTTACTCTCTCGGCTTCCTGGTCGGCTGGCCGATTATCCTGTTTTTGATTGCGGAAAGGCTGCGCAACCTTGGACGTTTTACTTTTGCAGACGTTGCCTCCTACCGTCTGAAACAGGGCCCCATTCGTATTCTCTCTGCCTGCGGCTCGCTGGTCGTTGTCGCGCTATATCTGATCGCTCAGATGGTCGGCGCGGGTAAGTTGATCGAACTGCTGTTTGGCCTTAATTACCATGTTGCAGTGGTGCTGGTTGGCGTGTTGATGGTGATGTACGTCCTGTTTGGCGGTATGCTGGCAACCACCTGGGTGCAGATTATTAAAGCCGTACTGCTGCTGTTCGGCGCAAGTTTTATGGCCTTTATGGTAATGAAGCATGTGGGCTTTAGCTTCAGCAATCTGTTCTCTGAGGCGATGGCGGTTCACCCCAAAGGGGTGGCGATCATGAGCCCTGGCGGGCTGGTTAAAGATCCGATATCTGCGCTGTCGCTCGGGCTGGGTCTAATGTTTGGTACCGCCGGACTCCCGCACATTCTGATGCGTTTCTTCACCGTCAGCGATGCCCGTGAAGCGCGTAAGAGCGTTTTCTATGCCACCGGATTTATGGGTTATTTCTATATTTTGACTTTTATAATCGGCTTTGGCGCGATCATGCTGGTTGGGGCAAATCCGGCCTTTAAAGATGCTGCCGGGGTATTGATTGGTGGTAATAATATGGCCGCCGTTCACCTGGCAAATGCGGTAGGAGGAAACCTGTTCCTTGGCTTTATCTCTGCTGTCGCCTTCGCCACTATTTTGGCGGTCGTCGCCGGGCTGACGCTGGCTGGCGCATCGGCGGTCTCACACGATCTCTATGCTAACGTGTTTCGCAAAGGAGCTTCGGAACGTGATGAATTGCGCGTATCAAAAATCACCGTTCTGGTGCTGGGCGTAGTGGCGATCCTGCTGGGTATTCTGTTTGAAAATCAGAATATCGCCTTTATGGTTGGACTGGCCTTCTCTATCGCCGCCAGCTGTAACTTCCCGATCATCCTGCTCTCCATGTACTGGTCGAAGCTGACCACGCGCGGGGCGATGATTGGCGGCTGGCTGGGGCTGCTAACCGCTGTGATCCTGATGATCCTTGGCCCGACTATTTGGGTCCAGATCCTCGGTCACGCGACCGCCATCTTCCCGTACGAGTATCCGGCGTTGTTCTCGATTGCCGTGGCATTTATTGGTATCTGGGTCTTCTCGGCGACCGATAATACGGCGTCAGGCAAGCTGGAGCGCGAGCAATTCCGCGCCCAGTTTATTCGCTCTCAGACCGGGATTGGTATCGATCAGGGTCGCGCGCATTAA
- the acs gene encoding acetate--CoA ligase, producing the protein MSQIHKHAIPANIAENCLINPEQYQEKYQLSVTDPDTFWGEQGKILDWITPYTKVKNTSFAPGNVSIKWYEDGTLNLAANCLDRHLHGHGDRTAIIWEGDDATQSKHISYRQLHEDVCRFANTLTELGIKKGDVVAIYMPMVPEAAVAMLACARIGAVHSVIFGGFSPEAVAGRIIDSSSRLVITADEGIRAGRSIPLKKNVDDALKNPHVKSVEHVIVLKRTGGAVDWQEGRDLWWSDLIEKASAQHQPEEMNAEDPLFILYTSGSTGKPKGVLHTTGGYLVYAATTFKYVFDYKEDEVYWCTADVGWVTGHSYLLYGPLACGATTLMFEGVPNWPTPARMSQVVDKHQVNILYTAPTAIRALMAEGDNAIQGTERNSLRILGSVGEPINPEAWEWYWKKIGNEKCPVMDTWWQTETGGFMITPLPGAIELKAGSATRPFFGVQPALVDNEGHPQEGATEGNLVIADSWPGQARTLFGDHERFEQTYFSTFKNYYFSGDGARRDEDGYYWITGRVDDVLNVSGHRLGTAEIESALVSHPKIAEAAVVGIPHNIKGQAIYAYVTLNHGEEPSAELYTEVRNWVRKEIGPLATPDVLHWTDSLPKTRSGKIMRRILRKIAAGDTSNLGDTSTLADPGVVEKLLEEKQSLAMPS; encoded by the coding sequence ATGAGCCAAATTCACAAACATGCCATTCCCGCCAATATTGCGGAAAACTGCCTGATTAACCCGGAGCAGTATCAAGAGAAATATCAATTGTCCGTAACCGACCCGGATACTTTCTGGGGTGAACAGGGTAAAATCCTCGACTGGATAACACCGTATACAAAAGTCAAAAATACGTCTTTTGCGCCCGGCAACGTTTCCATCAAATGGTATGAAGACGGCACGCTGAATTTGGCGGCTAACTGCCTGGATCGCCATTTGCACGGGCACGGCGATCGGACTGCAATTATCTGGGAAGGCGATGATGCCACCCAGAGTAAACACATTTCTTATCGCCAGTTACATGAAGACGTTTGCCGCTTTGCTAATACCCTGACGGAGCTGGGGATTAAAAAAGGCGATGTTGTTGCTATTTATATGCCTATGGTACCGGAAGCTGCTGTCGCCATGCTGGCCTGCGCGCGAATTGGTGCGGTACATTCGGTGATTTTCGGCGGCTTTTCACCTGAAGCCGTGGCCGGGCGCATTATTGACTCAAGCTCACGGCTGGTCATTACCGCTGATGAAGGTATTCGTGCCGGCCGCAGTATTCCGCTGAAGAAAAACGTTGATGATGCGCTAAAAAATCCTCACGTAAAAAGCGTTGAGCACGTTATTGTCCTGAAGCGTACCGGTGGCGCCGTCGACTGGCAGGAAGGTCGCGATCTGTGGTGGAGCGATCTGATTGAAAAAGCCAGCGCACAGCACCAGCCTGAAGAGATGAATGCGGAAGACCCGCTGTTTATTCTCTATACCTCAGGTTCTACCGGCAAACCGAAAGGGGTACTGCATACTACCGGCGGCTATTTAGTTTATGCCGCCACGACCTTCAAATATGTCTTTGATTATAAAGAAGATGAAGTCTACTGGTGTACCGCAGATGTTGGCTGGGTCACCGGGCACAGCTATTTGCTGTACGGCCCTCTGGCCTGCGGAGCCACGACATTAATGTTTGAAGGCGTACCTAACTGGCCAACGCCGGCTCGCATGTCGCAGGTCGTCGACAAGCATCAGGTGAATATCCTGTATACCGCGCCGACGGCTATTCGTGCGCTGATGGCTGAAGGCGACAACGCTATTCAGGGCACCGAACGCAATTCACTGCGTATCCTGGGATCTGTTGGCGAGCCAATTAACCCGGAAGCGTGGGAGTGGTACTGGAAAAAGATCGGGAATGAAAAATGCCCGGTCATGGATACCTGGTGGCAAACTGAAACAGGCGGTTTCATGATCACTCCGCTTCCCGGTGCCATTGAACTCAAAGCCGGTTCCGCCACGCGGCCTTTCTTTGGCGTCCAGCCCGCGCTGGTCGATAACGAAGGTCATCCGCAGGAGGGCGCGACTGAAGGTAATCTGGTAATCGCTGATTCGTGGCCTGGTCAGGCGCGCACGCTGTTTGGCGATCACGAACGCTTCGAACAAACCTACTTTTCGACCTTCAAAAACTACTATTTTAGCGGTGACGGTGCCCGCCGGGATGAAGACGGTTACTACTGGATCACCGGCCGCGTCGATGATGTCCTGAATGTTTCTGGTCACCGCCTGGGCACTGCCGAAATCGAATCGGCGCTGGTGTCACACCCTAAAATCGCTGAAGCGGCGGTAGTCGGTATTCCTCATAATATTAAAGGCCAGGCGATTTACGCTTACGTCACCCTGAACCACGGCGAAGAACCTTCCGCTGAGCTATATACCGAGGTACGCAACTGGGTACGTAAGGAAATCGGTCCGCTGGCCACGCCGGACGTACTGCACTGGACTGACTCCCTGCCAAAAACCCGCTCCGGCAAAATTATGCGTCGTATCCTGCGCAAAATCGCCGCCGGCGACACCAGCAATCTGGGTGATACCTCGACACTAGCCGATCCTGGCGTTGTGGAAAAACTGCTCGAAGAGAAGCAGTCCCTGGCGATGCCGTCCTAG
- a CDS encoding DUF485 domain-containing protein — MNDTIYQRIESNAHFRELVEKRQRFAFMLSIIMLIIYVGFILLIAFAPGWLGTPLYAGTSVTRGIPVGIGVIVISFILTGVYVWRANSEFDRLNAAVIREVNQP; from the coding sequence ATGAATGACACCATTTATCAGCGGATAGAAAGCAATGCGCATTTTCGGGAGCTGGTTGAAAAGCGGCAACGCTTCGCCTTTATGCTCTCGATCATTATGCTGATCATCTACGTTGGTTTTATTCTGCTGATTGCCTTTGCGCCGGGCTGGCTGGGCACCCCCTTATATGCCGGCACCAGCGTCACTCGCGGTATTCCTGTTGGGATTGGCGTAATCGTTATTTCATTCATCCTGACTGGCGTATACGTCTGGCGGGCAAACAGTGAATTTGATCGTCTTAACGCTGCCGTCATCCGCGAGGTCAACCAACCATGA
- a CDS encoding Hok/Gef family protein — MTPLKYVLAILVVVCLTIVIFTFINRGRLCELTIKSRHQEVAAKLACTAN; from the coding sequence ATGACGCCATTGAAATATGTGTTAGCCATTTTAGTTGTGGTTTGTCTGACCATAGTGATATTTACCTTTATTAATCGCGGCAGGTTATGCGAGTTAACAATAAAGAGTAGGCATCAGGAGGTGGCGGCGAAATTAGCCTGTACGGCTAATTAA
- a CDS encoding CidA/LrgA family protein codes for MAVAAGRVMPAFFQHLQTPVQVLLYAGFFVIAEYLVAWLHLPLPANLVGMLILLVLIACRVIPLAWLRAGSRWLLAEMLLFFVPAVVAVVNYVQLLMVDGWRIFSVIAISTLLVLGTTAWVVDRVWRYEMRRLNDE; via the coding sequence ATGGCTGTGGCCGCCGGGCGCGTGATGCCTGCTTTTTTTCAACACCTCCAGACACCGGTGCAGGTTCTACTGTACGCCGGATTTTTTGTTATTGCTGAGTATCTCGTCGCATGGTTGCATTTACCTCTGCCGGCAAATCTGGTGGGGATGTTAATACTGTTGGTACTCATTGCCTGCCGGGTGATCCCACTGGCCTGGCTGCGCGCGGGTTCACGCTGGTTGCTGGCCGAAATGCTGCTGTTTTTCGTTCCGGCGGTCGTGGCGGTAGTGAATTATGTACAGCTGCTGATGGTGGACGGCTGGCGTATTTTTTCAGTGATCGCGATCAGTACGCTACTGGTGCTTGGCACCACCGCCTGGGTTGTTGATCGGGTCTGGCGTTACGAAATGCGCAGGCTAAACGATGAATAA